One genomic segment of Campylobacter concisus includes these proteins:
- a CDS encoding anaerobic C4-dicarboxylate transporter, with protein MDISLILQLIVLFGAIFLGVRLGGMAIGYAGGIGVVVLTLGLGLKAGSIPWDVILIIMSVIAAITAMQVAGGLDYLVQIAEGILRKHPKYINFLAPVVTYLLTVFAGTGHTAFSMIPVITEVAKTQNIKPSAPLSIAVVASQIAITASPVSAAVVFMAGEHALGGLGISYPLLLAIWIPTTFIGCMLTALVINIFYNLDLSSDKEYQRRLKEGLIKDVKIEEKKELPKGAKLSVLIFLVGVISVVLYATAISKNVGWIKPSYVTGYEKIYETKSPDKFNELVAKDIKVKTDSTTNVKYVEDPDKPTKTLVLTRDNAIMSFMLVIATLITLTCGVKVDKLFNTATFKSGMTACVCVLGVAWLGDTFVVNHTDAIKNFAGDFVKDYPFMLAVALFFASMLLYSQAATAKALIPTVIAALGLTAANNGDAYILVASFAAVSALFVLPTYPTLLGAVQMDDTGTTRIGKYIFNHSFFIPGVLAIAFSVALGFLIAPILL; from the coding sequence ATGGATATTTCATTGATATTACAGTTGATCGTACTCTTTGGTGCGATATTCTTGGGTGTTAGACTAGGCGGTATGGCCATTGGTTATGCTGGTGGCATTGGCGTCGTAGTTTTAACTTTAGGACTTGGATTAAAAGCAGGTAGTATACCTTGGGATGTTATTTTAATCATTATGTCCGTTATAGCTGCTATTACAGCGATGCAAGTAGCTGGTGGCCTTGATTATTTGGTGCAAATAGCCGAAGGGATACTAAGAAAACATCCAAAATATATAAATTTCTTAGCCCCGGTCGTTACTTACTTGCTAACTGTATTTGCCGGTACTGGACACACAGCATTTTCTATGATTCCAGTTATTACCGAAGTTGCAAAGACACAAAATATTAAGCCTAGCGCGCCTCTTAGTATAGCTGTTGTTGCTAGTCAGATAGCTATTACTGCAAGCCCGGTTTCAGCAGCGGTTGTATTTATGGCTGGTGAGCATGCCTTGGGCGGACTTGGCATTAGCTATCCATTACTATTAGCTATCTGGATACCTACAACTTTTATTGGTTGTATGCTAACAGCTCTTGTTATAAATATATTTTATAATCTTGATCTAAGTAGCGATAAAGAGTATCAAAGAAGACTTAAAGAAGGGCTAATCAAAGATGTTAAAATTGAAGAGAAAAAAGAGCTTCCAAAAGGAGCTAAACTTTCTGTTTTAATATTCCTAGTTGGCGTTATCTCTGTCGTTTTATACGCTACTGCTATTAGTAAAAACGTAGGTTGGATAAAACCAAGCTATGTAACAGGTTATGAAAAGATTTATGAGACCAAAAGTCCAGATAAATTTAATGAACTAGTCGCAAAAGATATAAAAGTCAAAACCGACTCAACTACTAATGTAAAATATGTAGAAGATCCAGATAAGCCTACAAAGACGTTGGTATTAACTAGAGATAACGCTATTATGAGCTTTATGCTAGTTATCGCTACTTTAATCACACTAACTTGTGGCGTTAAAGTCGATAAGCTATTTAATACAGCTACATTTAAAAGCGGTATGACCGCGTGCGTCTGCGTGCTAGGTGTAGCGTGGCTTGGAGATACTTTCGTGGTAAATCATACCGATGCGATCAAAAATTTTGCCGGCGATTTTGTTAAAGACTATCCGTTTATGCTAGCTGTTGCGCTATTTTTTGCTAGTATGCTTCTTTATTCTCAAGCCGCTACCGCAAAGGCGCTTATTCCTACAGTTATAGCCGCACTTGGTTTAACTGCTGCAAATAACGGTGACGCATATATTTTAGTTGCATCATTTGCTGCAGTTTCAGCATTGTTTGTGTTGCCAACATATCCGACACTTCTTGGAGCCGTTCAAATGGATGATACTGGAACAACTAGGATAGGTAAATATATATTCAACCACTCCTTTTTTATTCCAGGCGTTTTAGCTATTGCTTTTTCTGTTGCACTTGGATTTTTGATAGCTCCGATACTTTTATAA
- a CDS encoding aspartate ammonia-lyase, with protein sequence MATRKEHDFIGELEISDDFYYGIQTFRATENFHMSGRTLKEYPYFVKAFAQIKKAAALANKEVGVLDPKIADTLAKAADRVIAGEFLDQFVVDMVQGGAGTSTNMNANEVITNIALESMGHKKGEYQYIHPNDHTNLGQSTNDTYPSSIKVATYAKLTDLLAAMNLLKDELDKKAKDFKDIIKMGRTELEDAVPTTLGNTFNAFASYIKSDIEKITAARESMTYLNMGATAIGTGINCHPDYKNVVVKKLKDITGVDFKKADDFIAATQDTADFVHVSGALKTAAVRLSKIANDLRLMNSGPRCGLGEINLPQMQPGSSIMPGKVNPVIAEVVGEACYEVIGNDVTIMLCSERGEFELNAFEPGIAYALFNSIFILENAMKTLAEKAVRKLTANPEACLKSVLGSVGIVTAFNPYIGYEKSASIAKEALQTGKAVGDICLERGYLSKEEIDKILEPKNMLNPSMVR encoded by the coding sequence ATGGCAACCAGAAAAGAACACGATTTTATAGGTGAGTTGGAAATCTCTGACGATTTTTATTATGGTATCCAAACATTTAGAGCTACCGAAAATTTTCACATGAGTGGTAGAACTTTAAAAGAGTATCCATATTTTGTAAAAGCATTTGCACAAATCAAAAAAGCAGCTGCACTTGCAAATAAAGAGGTTGGCGTTTTAGATCCTAAGATCGCTGATACTCTAGCAAAAGCCGCTGATAGAGTAATAGCTGGTGAGTTTTTAGATCAATTTGTGGTTGATATGGTTCAAGGTGGTGCTGGAACAAGTACAAACATGAATGCAAACGAGGTTATTACAAATATCGCACTTGAGAGCATGGGTCATAAAAAAGGTGAGTATCAATACATCCATCCTAACGATCATACAAACCTTGGACAAAGCACAAACGACACTTACCCAAGCTCAATAAAAGTAGCAACTTACGCAAAACTTACTGATTTGCTTGCTGCGATGAATCTGCTAAAAGATGAACTTGATAAAAAAGCAAAAGATTTTAAAGATATCATTAAAATGGGTAGAACTGAGCTTGAAGACGCAGTTCCTACAACACTTGGAAATACATTTAATGCATTTGCAAGCTACATTAAGAGCGATATAGAAAAGATCACAGCTGCACGCGAGTCAATGACATATCTAAATATGGGTGCAACTGCGATTGGTACAGGTATTAACTGCCACCCTGATTATAAAAATGTAGTTGTTAAAAAGTTAAAAGATATCACTGGTGTCGATTTCAAAAAAGCTGATGATTTCATCGCAGCTACACAAGATACAGCAGACTTTGTTCACGTAAGTGGTGCGTTAAAAACTGCAGCTGTCCGCCTAAGCAAGATCGCAAACGACCTTCGTTTGATGAATTCAGGCCCAAGATGCGGTCTTGGTGAGATAAATTTACCGCAAATGCAACCAGGCAGCTCAATCATGCCAGGCAAAGTAAACCCAGTTATCGCTGAGGTTGTAGGCGAAGCGTGCTATGAAGTAATCGGTAACGACGTAACTATCATGCTTTGCTCAGAAAGAGGCGAATTTGAGCTAAATGCGTTTGAGCCAGGCATCGCTTATGCGCTATTTAACTCTATATTTATCCTTGAAAATGCGATGAAAACACTAGCTGAAAAAGCTGTAAGAAAACTAACAGCAAATCCTGAAGCTTGCTTAAAATCAGTTCTAGGCTCAGTTGGTATCGTAACTGCGTTTAACCCATACATCGGTTACGAAAAATCAGCAAGTATTGCTAAAGAAGCTTTGCAAACTGGTAAAGCAGTTGGTGATATCTGCCTAGAGAGAGGTTATCTAAGCAAAGAAGAGATCGATAAAATTTTAGAGCCAAAAAATATGCTAAATCCAAGCATGGTTAGGTAA